The Thiorhodovibrio frisius genome segment CTTTCCGCGAGCCATGGGTAAGCCCCCCTGGCTCGCGGTCTTTCCCCTCCGAGTTTCCCCATCCTCTGGCCCATCTTTTTGATCGGCGCCAAACTCCATGCCTGGCGTATGGCGCTCGACCCGATTGCGGCCGTTGCGCTTGGCCGCATACGTGGCCAGATCGGCGTGTTTGAGCAGTGCGCCCAAGTTGGGGCTGGTTTCATCCAACTCGACCACACCCAGGCTGATGGTCACCTGGAGTACCTGGCCGTGTCCATTCCCACCCGACTTCCCCCCCTCCCTTCAGTCGGCCTCCACATCGATGAGGTCGACATATAGCCGTGCGCTAGCACGCAAAGGCTCTTTGTCGCATTCTGCAAGCAGACTGACCAGCACAAGCGGCACCTGTAGCGGTTCGACCAGAACCTTCGTCTCCTCGGCGACCCGATCACGGAATGAAAGCCAGAATGATGTCTGCCGGCAGGTTGCGGGTTTTCATTATCCAGCAGAGCCGCGACTGAGGGGCTCGGATCAGGCCATGGTTTAGGGGCGAGAAATAAGCTGAGCTTAAAGCTAAGGGTTTTGCGCCCATGGCAACATCGGGGTACGCCTTATGGCAGTAACGGGCAAGCTCGCGCATGCTTATTTGCAAGGGAGTGCGCCTGTTCGCAGTCGGTCAGCCGGACATGCGCCATGCAAGCCTCGCAATTTTGCCACGCCAGTTTCCCAATCAGATCGCTAATTAGTAGCGGGACAAATCTATTGCAAAGAACCCAGATAGCCGGGTTCGTCCTCACTCGGGCTGGTCTGCCATGCAGGCCGGAGTTCATTCACCGCAACAGGAGCATTTGTCATGCGTTTTGATTACAAACAACCCAACATGGGTAATACCGATACCTTGATCCGCGCGATTGTCGGTGCACTCATGATCATCGCGGGATTTCTCGGTGGTGGCTGGATAGTCGCGGTGATTGGCGCGGTGGTGTTGACCACCGCTTATTTCCGCTTCTGCCCGGCCTACGCGCTTTTTGACTTCCGCTCCAACAAGAAAGCGGCGGCCGTGAGCAAATAGGTCATCAGAACGCCAACCATAAGCCACAGTGAGAAGTGAGACTGATGACTAAGCTATTTAGCCTAATGCTGTTGATTGCGATCACGGGGCTATCCGGCTGCAGCACCATCGAAGGCGCGGGTAAAGATATCCAAAGTGGCGGCGAGTCCGTGAGCGATGCGGCGCGAAGCGTCAGAGGTGATATGTGACGCATTAGAAATCGGAGGGCGTTGCGAGCGCCCTTGCGCCTTTACGTGAAGTCGACTTTTGGTTTTCCCCTAATCAATAAATTACCCGCGAGAAAATCCCATGAACAAAGAACAAAAAAGCAATAAAGAAACGAAGAAAAAACCCGCGCAGACGCTAAAAGAAAAGCGGGCGACGAAAAAGACCAAGGAGGAATCCAAAACTCTGCTGGGGAACGTCAAGCTAGTGTCGGCTCGGCTTTAAGGGCCACTCTCGCGCGTGGTGACGCTCTCCACTTTTCTTGTCGGATGGGTCTCGACCGTCAGCACTTGACCTCAGTGCATCAGCAACCAGCCTAGGCCAACGCATGAGTCACCAGCGCACTTTATCCCCCAACAACGGCCTGGTGGTTGCGGTGCGCGGCAGCGTGGTGGATCTGCACTTCGAGACGAATCTGCCGTCGATCTATCGGCTGCTGCATGCGGGCTCGGAAGGCGAGATCCGTATCGAAGTGCTGGCGCAGTTGGATGACCATCATGTGCGCGGCATCGCGCTCACCCCGACGCAAGGGCTGGCGCGCGGCATGTGGGTGGAGGACAGCGGCGGGCCGCTGATGGCGCCCGTGGGCCAGGGCATTCTCGGGCGCATGTTTGATGTATTCGGCAACGCCATCGACCGCCAGCCGACGCCCGAGGATATCCAATGGCGTTCGGTGCATCGCGCCCCGCCAGCGCTCGCGCGGCGTTCCACCCAGTCCGAAGTCTTCGAGACCGGGATCAAGCTCATCGACGTGCTGGTGCCGCTGGAGCGCGGTGGCAAGGCGGGGCTGTTCGGCGGGGCGGGCGTGGGCAAGACGGTGCTGCTCACCGAGATGATCCACAACATGATCGGGCGCCACGCTGGCGTCAGTCTCTTTTGCGGCATTGGCGAGCGCTGTCGCGAAGGCGAGGAACTCTATCGCGAGATGAAGGACGCCGGCGTCCTGCCGAATATGGTGATGGTCTTCGGCCAGATGAACGAGCCACCCGGCAGCCGCTTTCGCGTGGGCCATGCGGCGCTGACCATGGCCGAGTATTTTCGCGACGACGAGCAGCGCGACGTGCTGCTGCTGATCGACAACATCTTCCGCTTTATCCAGGCCGGCATGGAGGTCTCCGGGCTCATGGGTCAGATGCCTTCGCGCCTGGGCTATCAGCCGACCATGGGCACCGAGTTGTCGAGCTTGGAAGAGCGCATCGCCAACACCGATGCCGGGGCCATCACCTCCATTCAGGCGGTCTATGTACCGGCGGACGATTTCACCGACCCGGCGGCGGTGCATACCTTCTCGCATCTCTCCGCCTCCATTGTGCTGTCGCGCAAGCGGGCCGGTGAAGGCTTGTATCCGGCCATCGACCCACTGCAATCGAGCTCGCGGATGGCCACGCCGGGCATCGTCGGTGAGCGGCATTACGCCTTGGCGCAGGAGATCCGCCGCACCCTGGCGCAATACGCGGAGCTGAAAGACATCATCGCCATGCTTGGCCTGGAACAGCTCTCGCCGGAGGACCGCAAGCTGGTCGCCCGTGCCCGCCGGCTGGAGCGTTTTCTCACTCAGCCCTTTTTCACCACCGAGCGCTTTACCGGTCTCACTGGCAAGCTCGTCAGCCTAGCCGACGCGCTCGACGGCTGCGAGCGCATCTTAAACGACGAATTCAAAGACGCCCCGGAGCGGGCGCTTTACATGATCGGGAACCTTGACGAAGTGACGTTGAAGCCGGCATCGACGGGTTCCTGATGTCCTCTTTCCGGTAACGAACACGGCAGGTTTTGGAAACCGCTAACAGCAGGCATGTTGCGAGCCTTCGGTGCGTCTGATGGGACTTGCGGATTTGCGGACTGAAGGAATGACGGACTTAAGGCTTAAGTGCGGAACCGAACAGACTCGGACCGATGCCGTGGTTACAGTCTCGGATGAGTGCCATGACTAACAAAAGCACCAACACAGGTGATCACCATGAAAACATCTCTGGCCAGCAACAATTCGGCAGGCGAGCAATCGAGGAATCGGGTTTCACAATCTCCCTCGATCCCACCCGCTTCGAAGCCCGTTGCCCGCGACATCAAGCATGTCGAGGAACTCATCGCCATGCGCAGGAGTGTGTCCCTGAGATTGAAGCGGACAGGAAGAGAGACTGACCGCGTCATGCTTGAATCACTGGATAACCAATTAGCTTTGCATCGGATCGATATACCCACTGTTAAGCAATGGCTTACAAAAACCAACCGTTGAATGCCTGAGGAGCAAGTCATGTCCTTCATGCCGATGAATCTTGCGGTTCTTCTGCCCTTCCGGATTTTTTCGCATGCAACGCGCGTATTGCGCATCGTCGCGGAGACGCCGGACGGCTCCTTCGGACTCCTGCCCCATCGATTGGACTGTGTCACCGCGCTCACGCCGGGAATTCTCACCTACGAAACCGAGGCCGAGGGCGAGGTCTATCTGGCCGTGGACGAGGGGGTGTTGGTCAAAGCCGGCGCTGAGGTGCTGGTTTCCGTGCGCCGCGCGACCTGCGGCAGCGATCTCGATCAATTACGCGCGACCGTGGTCCAAGAGTTTCTGATTGTGAATGCGCGCAAGAACAACCTGGAAAGGGTAATGGCAAGAATGGAAGCCGGATTCATGCGCCGCTTCGTGAGCCTGCAACATGACCAATGACCCGAGCAAACAGACTCCGAACTTGGGGTCTGGATCTGGGTCTGGTTCGGAACATGCCTTTGCCAGTCAGGTCGGTGCCAAGGCGGCGCGCAAGCTTCATGCCCGGCGCAACCCCACGCCTGGGGTTTGGTTTGGCCTGGGCATGATGGGGCTGATCGGCTGGTCGGTGGTGGTGCCGACGCTACTCGGCGCGGCCCTGGGACTCTGGCTCGACAAGCAGCATCCAGGCGCACATTCTTGGACTTTAGCGCTCTTGGTGGGCGGTCTCACGCTCGGCTGTTTCAATGCCTGGCATTGGGTTGCCAAGGAAGAACGGGCGATGCGGGCGGAGGATCAGGAAGATCCGGAAGAACGCGATGAATGAAACCCTGAGCCCATTGCTGGAACTGGATCTGGAACTGGTGCTGATCATGGTGCTGGCCGGGGTCGCGGGCCTAGCGCTTGGGGCGATCTTCTTCGGAGGGCTCTGGTGGACGCTGCGTAAAAGTCTTGAGTCCCCGCGCCCGGCGCTGTGGCTTCTGGGCAGCCTGCTGGTGCGGATGGGTGTGCTTCTGTTTGGTTTGTATCTGATCTCCGACGGCCATTGGGAGCCTTTGCTGGCCGCGCTGCTCGGCGTCATCGGCGCTCGGGCGCTGGTTCTGCGATGGACTCGCCCAGCTGACCATCCATTAGCCGATCGCCCATCACCCAAGCAAGCAGCACCCAGTCAAGCCGCCGCCAATCAACCGTCAAAGGGTCACGACGGAGACCGGACATGCGCCTAAGTCCCGATGAAATCGTCTACTGGCAATCCGGCATTATCCAGCTCAACGCGACCATCGTTTTCACCTGGGCGCTGATGCTCGTGCTGGTGGTTGGCTCCATCCTGGTGACGCGCAAACTCTCCCGCGACCTCACCCGTTCGCGCTGGCAGAACCTGTTGGAAATCCTCGTCACCGGCATCGAAAAGCAGATCGCGGAGGTCGGGCTGCCCGACGCGCGGACCTATCTCGGCTTTCTCGGCACCCTGTTCCTGTTCGTCGCTGCCGCCGCCCTGGCCACCATCATTCCAGGCTACGAGCCGCCGACGGGATCGCTGTCGACCACGACGGCGCTGGCGCTTTGTGTGCTTGTGGCTGTACCCGTTTTTGGCATCGCGGACCAGGGACTCGGCGGCTACCTCAAGTCCTACATGGAGCCGACCTTCATGATGCTGCCGTTCAATATCATCAGCGAGGTCTCCCGCACTCTGGCCCTAGCGGTGCGGCTCTTCGGCAACATGATGAGCGGAGCGATGATCATCGCCATCCTGCTCACCATCACGCCCTTTATCTTTCCGATCCTCATGACGGCGCTCGGCCTGCTCACCGGGATGGTGCAGGCGTACATCTTCAGCATCCTGGCAGCCGTCTATATTGCGGCCGCCACGCAGACACGAAAGCCAAAGGCAGCAACCAACCCGTGAGATCACTCATGCAAGCAACCGAGGACCTATCATGGACAGTTTAGCGCTGATCGCGGTGATTTCGATCGTCATGGCCGGCCTCACCACCGGCTTCGGTACCATGGGACCAGCCCTGGCGGAAGGCCGAGCGGTAGCGACCGCACTGACAGCGCTGGCGCAGCAGCCTGACGCCTCCGCCACCATCACCCGCACCCTGTTTGTCGGTCTGGCGATGATCGAGTCCACGGCCATCTACTGCTTCGTGGTCTCGATGATCCTCATCTTCGCCAATCCCTTCTGGAACCTCGCCATTGCCCAGGTCGCAGGAAAGTAGACCATGCTCATCGACTGGTTCACCGTCGGCGCGCAGGTGCTCAACTTTCTGGTTCTGGTGTGGCTTCTCAAGCGCTTTCTGTATAAGCCGATTCTCGACGCCATCGGCGCGCGCGAGCAGCGCATTGCGGCAGAGTTGGCGGACGCCGACGCAAAACGCGCCGAGGCCCAACAAGAGCGTGAGACCTTCCAGCAGAAGAACCAGGAGTTCGACCAGCAACGCGCGGCACGCCTGGCCAAAGCCGTGGATGAGGCGAAGACCGAACGCCAGCGCCTGCTTGATGAGGCCCGGCAAGCTGCCGACGCCTTGCGTGCCAAGCGACAAGTTGCGCTGCGACAGGAGTCCGAGCAGCTCAATCAGGCCCTAATGAACCGAACTCAGCAGGAGGTGTTTGCGATTGCGCGCAAGACGCTGACGGATCTGGCCGGGGCGAGCCTTGAGGAGCGTCTGGTTGATGTGTTCGTCAAGCGCTTGGAGTCTTTGGATGGAGAGCCGCTCGCCGTGTTGACCAAGACGCAGAAGACGGCGACCGACCCCGCGCGCCTGCGCAGCGCCTTTGATCTGAGCGCTGATCAGCGCGCGACGATTCAGACCGCACTGAACAAGACATTTGCAACTGAGATTCCGGTTCGGTTTGAGACTTCGCCTGACTTGATCAGCGGGATTGAACTGAGCACGAATGGGCAAAGGGTCGCTTGGAGTATTGCGGAGTATCTGAAGTCGCTGGAGCAGGAGGTTGGGGAGTTGCTGAAGGCAAAGGATCAATCCGATGTCGAGCCCAAAGCCGCGCAGCCCGCACCCGACGCAGCGCATCCATGAGCGCCGCACCCGAGCGTCTACAATCGGTCTTCGATCAAAGCTTCAGCGCCATCGCCCAAGCGAGAGACGCCTTCACGCCGCAACTCGCCCCTCACGAAATCGGCACCATCGCCAGCGTCTCCACCGGCATCGCCAAGGTCTCCGGCCTGCCGGGCATCGGCTTCGAGGAGCTGCTCGCCTTTCCCGGCGATGTGTTCGGTATCGCCTTCAACCTGGACCCGGACGAGATCGGCGTGGTCTTGCTCGGCGACTACTGGCAACTGCACGCCGGCGATGCGGTGGAGCGCACTGGCCGGGTCATGGACGTGGCCGTCGGCGAGGGTCTGCTGGGGCGCGTCATCGACCCGCTCGGTCGACCGCTCGATGGCCTCGGGTCTGTCCCCGCCAGCCAACGCCTGCCAATTGAGCGTCCCGCCACGCCCATCATGGACCGCGCGCCCGTCACCGTGCCTTTGCAGACGGGGCTCAAGGTCATCGACGCCCTCATTCCCATCGGGCGCGGCCAGCGCGAGCTGATCCTGGGTGATCGCCAGACTGGCAAGACCGCCATTGCGATCGACACCATTCTCAACCAGCGCGGCCAGGATGTGCTGTGCGTCTATTGCGCCATCGGCCAGCGCGCGTCCGCCATCGCCAAGACGCTGGCGACCTTCCGGGACCAGGGCGCGCTGGACTACACCCTGGTGGTCGTGACCGAAGGCAACGATTCGCCGGGGCTCACCTACATCGCCCCCTATGCCGCGACCAGCATCGCCGAGCATTTTATGGAGCAGGGCCGCGATGTGCTGATCGTCTATGACGATCTCACCCACCATGCGCGCGCCTATCGCGAGCTGTCGCTGCTGCTGCGCCGTCCGCCCGGTCGCGAGGCCTTCCCCGGCGACATCTTCTACATCCACTCGCGCCTGCTAGAGCGCGCCACCCACCTGCGCGAAGACCTTGGCGGTGGCTCGCTCACCGCGCTGCCCATCATCGAGACCGAGGCGCAGAACCTCTCCGCCTACATCCCGACCAATCTCATCTCCATCACCGACGGACAGATCTACCTCTCGCCGTCGCTGTTCGAACTTGGCGTGCTGCCCGCCGTCGATGTCGGCCAGTCCGTCTCGCGTGTTGGCGGCAAGGCGCAGCGGTCGCCCTACCGCGCGGTGGCGGGCGATCTGAAACTGGCCTATGCGCAATTCGAGGAGCTTGAAACCTTTGCCCGCTTCGGCGCCCGCGTCGATGAAGACACCCAGGAGCGCATCGCGCATGGGCGGCGCATCCGCGCCTGCCTCAAACAGCCTGAATTCGCCCCGGTGTCCATGCCCGCGCAGATCACCATCCTGCTGGCTCTGACCGCCGGGCTCTTCGACACCGTGCCGCTTGAGCAAATGCCCGACGCCGAGCGCGCGGTGCAAGACGCGGCGGCGATGATCCCGGAGGATCTGATCGAGCGCTTGGTGAGCGCCGATTCCTTGAGCGATGAGGATCGTCAGACCATCGTGGAGATCGGGCGCGAGGCGCTCGCCGGGTCCCAGCCCGAGTCCCAATCCCAATCCCAATCCGTGCCCGAGCGCCAGCCCGAATCGCAGCCGAACTCGGAGCCGAACTTGGAGCCTGGCGTGGAACCCAAACTCGGCGGATCGCCTAAACCGGCCCTATCAGCAGAGAAGCGCCAAGCATGATCACCAAACTCCAGCATGCTTGGCAATCGATGCGCTCGAGCTTCTGGTTCGTCCCTGCCCTGATGGTCGTGGATGCGGTGGTGCTGGCCATTGTCCTCATCACCCTGGACACCAACATCGATCTGCATCTGGCGGCGCGCTGGCCGCTGATCTTTGGCACCGGCGCGGCGGGTGCGCGCGGGCTGCTGACGACCGTGGCCAGCTCCATGATCACCGTGGCGGGACTGGTGTTCTCGATCACCCTGGTGGCCCTGTCGCTCACATCCAGCCAGTACAGCTCGCGGGTGATTCGCAACTTCATGCGCGACCGCGTCAACCAGTGGGTGCTGGGCGTCTTTCTCGGCATTTTTGCCTACTGCCTGGTGGTCCTGCGGACGATTCGCGAAGGTGGGGCGATCGAGTTCGTCCCTTCGCTCGCGGTCTTGACTGGCCTGCTGCTCGCCTTCGTCGGCATCGGGGTGCTGATTCACTTCATCCACCATATCGCGACCTCAATCCAGGCATCGAGCATCGTGGCCAAGGCCGCACAAGAGACTTTGGCAGCCGTGGATAAGCTGTTTCCGCCGCCGCCAGATAAGTGCGATCATGAGGACAAAGACGGGCGCGTGGGCGAGAACAAGAAAAAGCGCAATCACGAAAACGGTGAAGGGGGCTGCAACGAAGGCAAGGACGAAGACGGCGATCAAGCCCTGGATGACGACCTGGCGGACAGGCTCGCCAGACAGCCCTGGTCTCCCGTCCCGGCGCGCAAAACCGGTTACATCGAGCGCGTCAATGCGGACGCGCTGCTGGATGTCGCCCGCAGCCTGGACAGCATCCTGCGCATGGAGCATGGCGTCGGTGACTTCGTCGTCGAGGACACACCGCTGGTCTCGCTGCTCGACTCGGCTGAGCTGAATGAGACAACGACGGACAAGCTGAACGCGGCTTTCGTGATCAGCAGCCAGCGCACGGTGGAACAGGATGTCGCCTTCGGCATCCGCCAGATCGTCGACATCGCCCTGAAAGCGCTGTCGCCCGGCATCAATGACACCACCACGGCGGTGATGTGCGTCGACTACCTGGCGGCGATTATGACCCGGCTGACGGCGCGCCGGATTGGCACAGGGCACGGACTGGATCAGGGCGTCGTGCGCGTCATCGCCTGCGGCCAGAGCTTCGAGAGCCTGCTGAGCGAGGCCTTCGATCAGATCCGCCAGGATGCCGAAACCAATGTCGCCATCCTGCTGCGGCTGCTCGGCGCGCTGGAAACCATCGCCGATCTGACCGCCAGCCGGGACCGGCGCTGGTTGCTGCGAGAAAAGGTGGAAGAGATCGCCGAGGCCGCCGAGCGCAACATTGTCGCGCCGCATGATCGGACTCACCTGGCACGTCGGCTAACGCAGGCGCGCGCAGCCCTCGACAGGCGACGGAGCGCCCCGTGAGTGACACCACCGCCAGCCTGCGCCGCCAGATCAACAGTGCCGGAGACCTTCAATCGGTCGTGCGCACCATGAAGTCACTGGCCGCATCCAGCATCCATCAGTACGAGCAATCGGTGGATGCCCTGGTCGATTACGCGCGCACCGTCGAGCTGGGTCTGGGTGTCTGCTTCCGGGGTATCGGCAAGGCAGGCGGGCCGGCGGCCCCATCCAGGCAAACCGCTTCAGGCCCGATTGGCGCGGTCATCTTTGGCTCCGATCAGGGGCTGGTGGGCCAGTTCAATGATCGGGTGGCCGATCATGCCGTGCAGAAGCTGGCCGGACTGGCAGCCCCGCTGTCTGGCGCACAGCCTGCTGGACAGCTTGACGCAGGGCCTGACGCGCCGCTTGATGCACGGCCTGACGCAAAGAAGGACCAATCACCGAGCC includes the following:
- a CDS encoding DUF2254 domain-containing protein produces the protein MITKLQHAWQSMRSSFWFVPALMVVDAVVLAIVLITLDTNIDLHLAARWPLIFGTGAAGARGLLTTVASSMITVAGLVFSITLVALSLTSSQYSSRVIRNFMRDRVNQWVLGVFLGIFAYCLVVLRTIREGGAIEFVPSLAVLTGLLLAFVGIGVLIHFIHHIATSIQASSIVAKAAQETLAAVDKLFPPPPDKCDHEDKDGRVGENKKKRNHENGEGGCNEGKDEDGDQALDDDLADRLARQPWSPVPARKTGYIERVNADALLDVARSLDSILRMEHGVGDFVVEDTPLVSLLDSAELNETTTDKLNAAFVISSQRTVEQDVAFGIRQIVDIALKALSPGINDTTTAVMCVDYLAAIMTRLTARRIGTGHGLDQGVVRVIACGQSFESLLSEAFDQIRQDAETNVAILLRLLGALETIADLTASRDRRWLLREKVEEIAEAAERNIVAPHDRTHLARRLTQARAALDRRRSAP
- a CDS encoding ATP synthase subunit I, producing the protein MNETLSPLLELDLELVLIMVLAGVAGLALGAIFFGGLWWTLRKSLESPRPALWLLGSLLVRMGVLLFGLYLISDGHWEPLLAALLGVIGARALVLRWTRPADHPLADRPSPKQAAPSQAAANQPSKGHDGDRTCA
- a CDS encoding F0F1 ATP synthase subunit epsilon, which gives rise to MSFMPMNLAVLLPFRIFSHATRVLRIVAETPDGSFGLLPHRLDCVTALTPGILTYETEAEGEVYLAVDEGVLVKAGAEVLVSVRRATCGSDLDQLRATVVQEFLIVNARKNNLERVMARMEAGFMRRFVSLQHDQ
- the atpD gene encoding F0F1 ATP synthase subunit beta → MSHQRTLSPNNGLVVAVRGSVVDLHFETNLPSIYRLLHAGSEGEIRIEVLAQLDDHHVRGIALTPTQGLARGMWVEDSGGPLMAPVGQGILGRMFDVFGNAIDRQPTPEDIQWRSVHRAPPALARRSTQSEVFETGIKLIDVLVPLERGGKAGLFGGAGVGKTVLLTEMIHNMIGRHAGVSLFCGIGERCREGEELYREMKDAGVLPNMVMVFGQMNEPPGSRFRVGHAALTMAEYFRDDEQRDVLLLIDNIFRFIQAGMEVSGLMGQMPSRLGYQPTMGTELSSLEERIANTDAGAITSIQAVYVPADDFTDPAAVHTFSHLSASIVLSRKRAGEGLYPAIDPLQSSSRMATPGIVGERHYALAQEIRRTLAQYAELKDIIAMLGLEQLSPEDRKLVARARRLERFLTQPFFTTERFTGLTGKLVSLADALDGCERILNDEFKDAPERALYMIGNLDEVTLKPASTGS
- a CDS encoding YgaP family membrane protein, whose amino-acid sequence is MRFDYKQPNMGNTDTLIRAIVGALMIIAGFLGGGWIVAVIGAVVLTTAYFRFCPAYALFDFRSNKKAAAVSK
- a CDS encoding F0F1 ATP synthase subunit A codes for the protein MRLSPDEIVYWQSGIIQLNATIVFTWALMLVLVVGSILVTRKLSRDLTRSRWQNLLEILVTGIEKQIAEVGLPDARTYLGFLGTLFLFVAAAALATIIPGYEPPTGSLSTTTALALCVLVAVPVFGIADQGLGGYLKSYMEPTFMMLPFNIISEVSRTLALAVRLFGNMMSGAMIIAILLTITPFIFPILMTALGLLTGMVQAYIFSILAAVYIAAATQTRKPKAATNP
- a CDS encoding nucleotidyl cyclase domain-containing protein — translated: MTISLGVVELDETSPNLGALLKHADLATYAAKRNGRNRVERHTPGMEFGADQKDGPEDGETRRGKTASQGGLPMARGKPAGGLWRALAGFVLTSARRRHRHVRDGRCAAWPD
- a CDS encoding F0F1 ATP synthase subunit C; this translates as MDSLALIAVISIVMAGLTTGFGTMGPALAEGRAVATALTALAQQPDASATITRTLFVGLAMIESTAIYCFVVSMILIFANPFWNLAIAQVAGK
- a CDS encoding AtpZ/AtpI family protein, whose amino-acid sequence is MTNDPSKQTPNLGSGSGSGSEHAFASQVGAKAARKLHARRNPTPGVWFGLGMMGLIGWSVVVPTLLGAALGLWLDKQHPGAHSWTLALLVGGLTLGCFNAWHWVAKEERAMRAEDQEDPEERDE
- a CDS encoding alternate F1F0 ATPase, F1 subunit alpha, translated to MSAAPERLQSVFDQSFSAIAQARDAFTPQLAPHEIGTIASVSTGIAKVSGLPGIGFEELLAFPGDVFGIAFNLDPDEIGVVLLGDYWQLHAGDAVERTGRVMDVAVGEGLLGRVIDPLGRPLDGLGSVPASQRLPIERPATPIMDRAPVTVPLQTGLKVIDALIPIGRGQRELILGDRQTGKTAIAIDTILNQRGQDVLCVYCAIGQRASAIAKTLATFRDQGALDYTLVVVTEGNDSPGLTYIAPYAATSIAEHFMEQGRDVLIVYDDLTHHARAYRELSLLLRRPPGREAFPGDIFYIHSRLLERATHLREDLGGGSLTALPIIETEAQNLSAYIPTNLISITDGQIYLSPSLFELGVLPAVDVGQSVSRVGGKAQRSPYRAVAGDLKLAYAQFEELETFARFGARVDEDTQERIAHGRRIRACLKQPEFAPVSMPAQITILLALTAGLFDTVPLEQMPDAERAVQDAAAMIPEDLIERLVSADSLSDEDRQTIVEIGREALAGSQPESQSQSQSVPERQPESQPNSEPNLEPGVEPKLGGSPKPALSAEKRQA
- a CDS encoding F0F1 ATP synthase subunit delta, encoding MLIDWFTVGAQVLNFLVLVWLLKRFLYKPILDAIGAREQRIAAELADADAKRAEAQQERETFQQKNQEFDQQRAARLAKAVDEAKTERQRLLDEARQAADALRAKRQVALRQESEQLNQALMNRTQQEVFAIARKTLTDLAGASLEERLVDVFVKRLESLDGEPLAVLTKTQKTATDPARLRSAFDLSADQRATIQTALNKTFATEIPVRFETSPDLISGIELSTNGQRVAWSIAEYLKSLEQEVGELLKAKDQSDVEPKAAQPAPDAAHP
- a CDS encoding entericidin A/B family lipoprotein, whose amino-acid sequence is MLLIAITGLSGCSTIEGAGKDIQSGGESVSDAARSVRGDM